From Daucus carota subsp. sativus chromosome 6, DH1 v3.0, whole genome shotgun sequence, the proteins below share one genomic window:
- the LOC108224541 gene encoding probable hexosyltransferase MUCI70 isoform X2 yields the protein MLNTMGLVQPPHRCPIPVANDPNKVVIPDRRTPPKFVQRLSYIMEDDGAKNGSQSPPLFGGHQSWVQREESFKLKSTMKVHCGFIKNGGAEMLRKDIDYVKNCKFVVASGIFDGYDAPHQPSNISERSQKLFCFLMVVDEVSLKFIKKNTSVRLDSEDGEWVGIWRLVLVKHPPYDEPRRNGKVPKILTHRLFPQAQYSIWIDGKMELIVDPLLMLERYLWRGKHTFAIAQHKHHRDVYEEADANKRRKRYARPLIDLQMKIYRYEGMEPWNPGKSTVSDVPEGAIILREHTALNNLFSCLWFNEVNLFTPRDQLSFGYVVYRLKGLFKFFMFPNCEYNSIFILHPHNREHSSPIEWVKSIKELKGSNNTLNESRGGLGLWTPYPGNLDLVVLPPVARTSKAG from the exons ATGTTGAATACAATGGGACTTGTACAACCACCACATC GTTGTCCTATTCCGGTTGCCAACGACCCCAATAAAGTAGTTATTCCAGATAGGAGAACTCCTCCGAAATTTGTTCAACGACTGTCATATATTATGGAGGACGATGGAGCTAAAAATGGATCTCAGTCACCTCCGCTTTTTGGAGGGCATCAAAGCTGGGTACAAAGAGAGGAGAGTTTTAAACTGAAGTCCACAATGAAG GTGCATTGTGGTTTTATTAAAAATGGTGGTGCAGAAATGTTGCGAAAGGATATAGATTATGTCAAGAACTGTAAGTTTGTGGTTGCATCTGGCATTTTTGATGGATACGATGCACCTCATCAGCCATCCAATATAAGTGAACGTTCACAGAAGCTGTTCTGTTTTCTAATGGTGGTGGATGAAGTGTCCCTTAAATTCATTAAGAAAAATACTAGTGTCAGACTCGATAGTGAGGATGGAGAATGGGTTGGCATTTGGCGTCTCGTCTTGGTAAAACATCCTCCCTATGATGAACCCCGAAGAAACGGAAAAGTTCCAAAGATACTCACTCATAGGTTATTTCCTCAAGCACAGTACAGCATCTGGATTGATGGTAAAATGGAGCTAATTGTTGATCCATTGCTCATGCTGGAAAG ATATTTGTGGCGTGGGAAGCACACATTTGCAATTGCCCAGCATAAACATCACCGAGATGTATACGAGGAGGCTGATGCAAATAAACGTAGAAAGCGATATGCACGGCCTCTTATTGATCTCCAGATGAAAATATATCGTTATGAGGGGATGGAACCATGGAATCCGGGAAAAAGTACAGTTAGCG ATGTTCCAGAAGGAGCTATCATCCTACGAGAACATACTGCACTAAATAATTTGTTTAGTTGCTTGTGGTTCAATGAGGTGAATCTTTTCACTCCAAGAGATCAGCTAAGTTTTGGCTATGTCGTTTACAGGTTAAAGGgtctttttaagttttttatgtTTCCGAACTGCGAGTACAACTCAATATTCATATTGCACCCGCACAATCGTGAACATTCATCTCCAATAGAGTGGGTGAAATCTATAAAGGAGCTTAAGGGAAGTAATAATACTCTGAATGAGAGTAGGGGTGGATTGGGGTTGTGGACTCCATATCCTGGGAATCTTGATTTGGTTGTACTACCACCTGTAGCGAGGACATCGAAAGCAGGATGA
- the LOC108224541 gene encoding probable hexosyltransferase MUCI70 isoform X1: MDKDVLNSVSYRASRRADRNNQSHHTKDSGRVSPDYPLKILWTRGFIRLVLVGGIIWMFLILVVLLFHVWSCQSSFAFFSALCNKDSKVFGMLNTMGLVQPPHRCPIPVANDPNKVVIPDRRTPPKFVQRLSYIMEDDGAKNGSQSPPLFGGHQSWVQREESFKLKSTMKVHCGFIKNGGAEMLRKDIDYVKNCKFVVASGIFDGYDAPHQPSNISERSQKLFCFLMVVDEVSLKFIKKNTSVRLDSEDGEWVGIWRLVLVKHPPYDEPRRNGKVPKILTHRLFPQAQYSIWIDGKMELIVDPLLMLERYLWRGKHTFAIAQHKHHRDVYEEADANKRRKRYARPLIDLQMKIYRYEGMEPWNPGKSTVSDVPEGAIILREHTALNNLFSCLWFNEVNLFTPRDQLSFGYVVYRLKGLFKFFMFPNCEYNSIFILHPHNREHSSPIEWVKSIKELKGSNNTLNESRGGLGLWTPYPGNLDLVVLPPVARTSKAG, translated from the exons ATGGATAAAGATGTTTTAAATTCCGTATCTTATAGAGCAAGCCGCAGAGCTGACCGTAATAACCAGAGCCATCACACAAAAG ATTCAGGAAGGGTATCTCCAGATTAtccattgaagattttatggacAAGGGGATTCATTCGGTTGGTTCTTGTTGGGGGAATAATCTGGATGTTTCTCATACTCGTTGTATTATTGTTCCATGTCTGGTCTTGCCAGTCTTCATTTGCATTTTTTTCAG CTCTTTGTAACAAGGATAGCAAAGTATTTGGCATGTTGAATACAATGGGACTTGTACAACCACCACATC GTTGTCCTATTCCGGTTGCCAACGACCCCAATAAAGTAGTTATTCCAGATAGGAGAACTCCTCCGAAATTTGTTCAACGACTGTCATATATTATGGAGGACGATGGAGCTAAAAATGGATCTCAGTCACCTCCGCTTTTTGGAGGGCATCAAAGCTGGGTACAAAGAGAGGAGAGTTTTAAACTGAAGTCCACAATGAAG GTGCATTGTGGTTTTATTAAAAATGGTGGTGCAGAAATGTTGCGAAAGGATATAGATTATGTCAAGAACTGTAAGTTTGTGGTTGCATCTGGCATTTTTGATGGATACGATGCACCTCATCAGCCATCCAATATAAGTGAACGTTCACAGAAGCTGTTCTGTTTTCTAATGGTGGTGGATGAAGTGTCCCTTAAATTCATTAAGAAAAATACTAGTGTCAGACTCGATAGTGAGGATGGAGAATGGGTTGGCATTTGGCGTCTCGTCTTGGTAAAACATCCTCCCTATGATGAACCCCGAAGAAACGGAAAAGTTCCAAAGATACTCACTCATAGGTTATTTCCTCAAGCACAGTACAGCATCTGGATTGATGGTAAAATGGAGCTAATTGTTGATCCATTGCTCATGCTGGAAAG ATATTTGTGGCGTGGGAAGCACACATTTGCAATTGCCCAGCATAAACATCACCGAGATGTATACGAGGAGGCTGATGCAAATAAACGTAGAAAGCGATATGCACGGCCTCTTATTGATCTCCAGATGAAAATATATCGTTATGAGGGGATGGAACCATGGAATCCGGGAAAAAGTACAGTTAGCG ATGTTCCAGAAGGAGCTATCATCCTACGAGAACATACTGCACTAAATAATTTGTTTAGTTGCTTGTGGTTCAATGAGGTGAATCTTTTCACTCCAAGAGATCAGCTAAGTTTTGGCTATGTCGTTTACAGGTTAAAGGgtctttttaagttttttatgtTTCCGAACTGCGAGTACAACTCAATATTCATATTGCACCCGCACAATCGTGAACATTCATCTCCAATAGAGTGGGTGAAATCTATAAAGGAGCTTAAGGGAAGTAATAATACTCTGAATGAGAGTAGGGGTGGATTGGGGTTGTGGACTCCATATCCTGGGAATCTTGATTTGGTTGTACTACCACCTGTAGCGAGGACATCGAAAGCAGGATGA